In the Anaerostipes caccae L1-92 genome, TAAACTCATCACCAATCGCACAGGCAAGCTGCACAGGTTTACCTGTAATCTGTGCTTTTAAGAAAGCATAGATATTAACGGACACATCAGCCTTGGATAGGTCTTTCCCATGAAGGCCACCGCCTGTAATTGAATCAGCCATATCAGAACCAAGTTTTCTGTTTGTTGCTCCGGTATCTACATTTGTGCCGCCAGTCCAATCGCCAAGTGGATTTACTTCAGCGTTTGGATATGTGCATTTCAAATCTGTAGTTTTTGCATTGCTCTGGCAGATGATAAGACGGTCACCATCAAGAATGTACTTTCCATCAAACGGATAAGAAGTGTAGATTTCTCTTGCAATCTTAGACAATTCTTTCTGTTCATCCGTTAGCGGCATTCCCTTAAAGATGCCATTATCACCACAGCGTATTTTGTCCTCTTGATTTTTTGAAAGATGCTCGTCCTGCGGATAAATTCGTATATCACAGCGAATCTCATTCTTACCGCCTGCGATACGTTCAAATATCATTGCAATATCTTCTTTTTCAAAATCTACATTTGTTTCAATAATGATGTGTCCGTACCCATGTCCGATAAGTACTTCCACAGCAATCTTTGGATTATCATGTAATTTATATGCCATGTCAACAATCGCACCGGCTACTCTGTCACAAATTTTATCTGGGTGCATTGGAT is a window encoding:
- a CDS encoding S-adenosylmethionine synthetase N-terminal domain-containing protein; translated protein: MIEKVNPMHPDKICDRVAGAIVDMAYKLHDNPKIAVEVLIGHGYGHIIIETNVDFEKEDIAMIFERIAGGKNEIRCDIRIYPQDEHLSKNQEDKIRCGDNGIFKGMPLTDEQKELSKIAREIYTSYPFDGKYILDGDRLIICQSNAKTTDLKCTYPNAEVNPLGDWTGGTNVDTGATNRKLGSDMADSITGGGLHGKDLSKADVSVNIYAFLKAQITGKPVQLACAIGDEFIDGRPYSEIVEIAREYIHSIGGFEKFAEWGLF